A genomic window from Enoplosus armatus isolate fEnoArm2 chromosome 20, fEnoArm2.hap1, whole genome shotgun sequence includes:
- the rnf40 gene encoding E3 ubiquitin-protein ligase BRE1B isoform X1, with product MSGAGGGKRPSGGDSPPGPPEKKSKKEEKTTTTLIEPIRIAGVSSTEEMDMKVLQFKNKKLCERLEQRQTMEDELREKIEKLEKRQATDDTTLLIVNRYWSQLEENVHVLRKRIEPESPVTSTPAPPPAPLPEPTPMEEDGVNLASPTSAVPPPPLPEAQNEGEQAEQQQEERQEESQEEPQQPPPPTGSEELLTPKEPPQDSSTDASPPPPPLSENAKGFLATLEHSSEEELTLHLQDRMQFSKEAIACLVCVFDRLHSRIDNMCKQVQAAGCEDDSQSDIINVNHTLLEENSRLRDLATLLQGRHHKMSMEYNELVDKVTSSETKVSEMETTVEDLQWDIEKLRNREQKLNKHLAEAMEQLKSGYSSTGSSGGLPGGQITLNIQKFESLNAELEHNQELANSRMAELEKLQVELQEAVRESEKLKMDLRNIPEEVVKETLEYKCLQSQFSLLYNESLGVKTQLDEARALLLTAKNAHLRQIEHMESDELSLQKKLRTEVIQLEDTLAQVRKEYEMLRIEFEQNLAANEQAGPINREMRHLISSLQNHNLQLKGDVQRYKRKLRETQMEINKLRCQSGDTGVLILEETTSDSIDVKKEEDEDQEEEEERRKELERQRAREREREAERERERERERERQRSDELKRKDSDTLKMLRVELKKAQESQKEMKLLLDMYKSAPKEQRDKVQLMAAERKSKAEVCSLVDELRMRVRELEERERKESKKLADEDALRKIRVAEETIEHLQKKLAATKQEEEALLSEMDVTGQAFEDMQEQNSRLLQQLREKDDANFKLMSERIKSNQIYKLLKEEKEELADQVLTFKTQVDAQLLVVQKLEEKEGVLQSTLAALEKELAVRTQALELNKRKAVEAAQLAEDLKVQLEHTQAKLKEIQVSVAENRTARERESSNLKRAQEDLSRLRRKLEKQKKVEVYSDADEILQEEINQYKAKLRCPCCNTRDKETVLTKCFHVFCYECLKMRYDTRQRKCPKCNCAFGANDFHRIYIT from the exons ATGTCAGGTGCTGGGGGAGGAAAACGTCCCTCAGGAGGGGACAGCCCCCCTGGCCCACCtgagaagaaaagtaaaaaagaggagaagaccACCACCACTCTCATTGAGCCCATACGCATAGCTGGAGTCTCCTCTACA GAGGAAATGGACATGAAGGTCCTCCAGTTCAAGAATAAGAAGCTATGCGAGCGCTTGGAGCAGAGACAGACGATGGAGGATGAGTTACGAGAGaaaattgagaagctggagaagaGACAAGCCACCGATGACACCACCCTGCTGATTGTCAACCGCTACTGGTCGCAG TTGGAAGAGAATGTGCACGTTCTACGTAAACGTATTGAGCCAGAATCTCCTGTGACATCTACACCTGCCCCACCTCCGGCCCCTCTCCCTGAACCCACACCAATGGAGGAAGATGGTGTCAATCTGGCCTCACCAACTTCTGCTgtgcctccacctccactcccAGAGGCCCAGAATGAGGGGGagcaggcagagcagcagcaggaggagcgtCAGGAAGAGAGCCAGGAGGAGCCGCAGCAGCCCCCTCCTCCCACTGGGTCAGAAGAGTTGTTGACGCCCAAAGAGCCACCACAGGACTCATCGACAG ATGCATCgccgccccctcctcccctaAGTGAGAATGCCAAGGGTTTCCTAGCCACATTGGAGCACAGCAGCGAGGAGGAGCTCACCCTGCACCTCCAAGACCGAATGCAGTTCAGCAAGGAAGCCATCGCCTGCTTGGTCTGCGTCTTTGACAGGCTGCACAGCCGCATCGACAACATGTGCAAGCAGGTCCAGGCTGCAG GATGTGAGGACGATAGCCAGTCTGATATCATCAATGTGAACCACACACTGCTTGAGGAGAACAGTCGACTGCGAGACCTGGCCACTCTCCTGCAGGGCCGACACCACAAGATGTCCATGGAG TACAATGAATTAGTGGACAAGGTGACCAGCTCCGAGACCAAGGTGTCTGAGATGGAGACGACGGTGGAGGACCTGCAGTGGGACATTGAAAAACTCCGCAACAGGGAACAAAAGCTCAACAAACACCTGGCAGAGGCCATGGAGCAG CTAAAGTCTGGATACAGCAGCACCGGCAGCTCAGGTGGACTACCTGGGGGCCAGATTACACTGAACATTCAGAAG TTTGAGAGTCTCAATGCAGAGTTGGAGCATAACCAGGAGTTGGCTAATAGCCGCATGGCAGAGTTGGAGAAACTGCAGGTGGAGCTCCAGGAGGCTGTGAGGGAGAGCGAGAAGCTCAAG ATGGACTTGAGGAATATTCCAGAAGAGGTTGTGAAGGAGACTCTAGAGTACAAATGTCTGCAGTCCCAATTTTCCCTGCTGTACAATGAGTCTCTCGGGGTGAAAACCCAGCTGGATGAGGCACGGGCCCTCCTGCTCACTGCCAAGAACGCCCATCTCCGACAGATTGAACACATGGAG AGTGATGAGCTGTCTCTTCAGAAGAAGCTGCGGACTGAGGTCATCCAGCTGGAGGATACCCTGGCCCAGGTGCGCAAAGAGTATGAGATGCTGCGCATCGAGTTTGAGCAGAACCTGGCAGCCAACGAGCAAGCAG GACCAATCAACAGGGAGATGCGACACTTAATCAGCAGCCTTCAGAACCACAACCTGCAGCTAAAAGGTGACGTGCAGCGCTATAAGAGGAAGTTGCGGGAAACCCAGATGGAGATCAATAAG TTGCGTTGTCAGAGTGGCGACACAGGAGTTCTGATTCTAGAGGAGACGACGAGTGACAGCATCGAcgtgaagaaagaggaggatgaggaccaggaggaggaggaggagaggaggaaggaactGGAGAGACAGCGGGcccgagagagggagagggaggctgagcgagagcgagagagggagcgcgagagagagagacagcgcaGCGACGAGCTGAAGAGGAAGGACTCGGACACACTGAAGATGCTCAGAGTAGAACTCAA GAAAGCCCAGGAGTCCCAGAAAGAGATGAAGCTCTTGTTGGACATGTATAAGTCGGCTCCAAAGGAGCAGAGGGACAAGGTGCAGCTCATGGCAGCTGAACGCAAATCTAAAGCTGAGGTTTGTTCTTTG GTGGATGAGTTGAGGATGCGAGTgcgagagctggaggagagggagaggaaggaaagcaaGAAGCTGGCTGATGAAGATGCTCTGAGGAAGATCCGAGTGGCGGAGGAGACCATTGAGCATCTGCAGAAGAAACTTGCTGCCACTAagcag GAGGAGGAAGCCCTGCTGAGTGAGATGGATGTAACCGGCCAGGCCTTTGAGGACATGCAGGAGCAGAACAGCCGGCTGTTGCAGCAGTTACGGGAGAAGGACGATGCCAATTTCAAGCTGATGAGTGAGCGAATCAAATCGAACCAGATCTACAAGCTgctgaaagaggagaaggaggagttgGCCGACCAAGTCCTCACATTCAAAACCCAG GTGGATGCACAGCTGCTGGTTGTGCAGAAGCTAGAAGAAAAAGAGGGCGTCCTCCAGAGCACGCTTGCCGCTCTGGAAAAAGAGCTGGCTGTCCGGACACAAGCACTAGAGCTCAACAAGAGGAAG GCGGTGGAGGCTGCCCAGCtggcagaggacctgaaggtgCAGCTGGAGCACACGCAGGCCAAGCTCAAGGAGATCCAGGTCTCTGTGGCTGAGAACCGCACCGCtcgggagagggagagcagcaaCCTGAAACGAGCCCAG GAGGATCTGTCCAGGCTGAGACGGAAGttggagaagcagaagaaggtGGAGGTGTACTCTGATGCTGATGAGatcctgcaggaggagatcaACCAGTAcaag GCCAAGCTGCGCTGCCCCTGCTGCAACACACGAGACAAGGAGACGGTGCTCACCAAGTGTTTCCACGTATTCTGCTACGAATGTCTCAAGATGCGTTACGACACCCGACAGAGGAAGTGCCCCAAGTGCAACTGTGCCTTCGGAGCCAACGACTTTCACCGCATCTACATCACCTAA
- the rnf40 gene encoding E3 ubiquitin-protein ligase BRE1B isoform X2 translates to MSGAGGGKRPSGGDSPPGPPEKKSKKEEKTTTTLIEPIRIAGVSSTEEMDMKVLQFKNKKLCERLEQRQTMEDELREKIEKLEKRQATDDTTLLIVNRYWSQLEENVHVLRKRIEPESPVTSTPAPPPAPLPEPTPMEEDGVNLASPTSAVPPPPLPEAQNEGEQAEQQQEERQEESQEEPQQPPPPTGSEELLTPKEPPQDSSTDASPPPPPLSENAKGFLATLEHSSEEELTLHLQDRMQFSKEAIACLVCVFDRLHSRIDNMCKQVQAAGCEDDSQSDIINVNHTLLEENSRLRDLATLLQGRHHKMSMEYNELVDKVTSSETKVSEMETTVEDLQWDIEKLRNREQKLNKHLAEAMEQLKSGYSSTGSSGGLPGGQITLNIQKFESLNAELEHNQELANSRMAELEKLQVELQEAVRESEKLKMDLRNIPEEVVKETLEYKCLQSQFSLLYNESLGVKTQLDEARALLLTAKNAHLRQIEHMESDELSLQKKLRTEVIQLEDTLAQVRKEYEMLRIEFEQNLAANEQAGPINREMRHLISSLQNHNLQLKGDVQRYKRKLRETQMEINKLRCQSGDTGVLILEETTSDSIDVKKEEDEDQEEEEERRKELERQRAREREREAERERERERERERQRSDELKRKDSDTLKMLRVELKKAQESQKEMKLLLDMYKSAPKEQRDKVQLMAAERKSKAEVDELRMRVRELEERERKESKKLADEDALRKIRVAEETIEHLQKKLAATKQEEEALLSEMDVTGQAFEDMQEQNSRLLQQLREKDDANFKLMSERIKSNQIYKLLKEEKEELADQVLTFKTQVDAQLLVVQKLEEKEGVLQSTLAALEKELAVRTQALELNKRKAVEAAQLAEDLKVQLEHTQAKLKEIQVSVAENRTARERESSNLKRAQEDLSRLRRKLEKQKKVEVYSDADEILQEEINQYKAKLRCPCCNTRDKETVLTKCFHVFCYECLKMRYDTRQRKCPKCNCAFGANDFHRIYIT, encoded by the exons ATGTCAGGTGCTGGGGGAGGAAAACGTCCCTCAGGAGGGGACAGCCCCCCTGGCCCACCtgagaagaaaagtaaaaaagaggagaagaccACCACCACTCTCATTGAGCCCATACGCATAGCTGGAGTCTCCTCTACA GAGGAAATGGACATGAAGGTCCTCCAGTTCAAGAATAAGAAGCTATGCGAGCGCTTGGAGCAGAGACAGACGATGGAGGATGAGTTACGAGAGaaaattgagaagctggagaagaGACAAGCCACCGATGACACCACCCTGCTGATTGTCAACCGCTACTGGTCGCAG TTGGAAGAGAATGTGCACGTTCTACGTAAACGTATTGAGCCAGAATCTCCTGTGACATCTACACCTGCCCCACCTCCGGCCCCTCTCCCTGAACCCACACCAATGGAGGAAGATGGTGTCAATCTGGCCTCACCAACTTCTGCTgtgcctccacctccactcccAGAGGCCCAGAATGAGGGGGagcaggcagagcagcagcaggaggagcgtCAGGAAGAGAGCCAGGAGGAGCCGCAGCAGCCCCCTCCTCCCACTGGGTCAGAAGAGTTGTTGACGCCCAAAGAGCCACCACAGGACTCATCGACAG ATGCATCgccgccccctcctcccctaAGTGAGAATGCCAAGGGTTTCCTAGCCACATTGGAGCACAGCAGCGAGGAGGAGCTCACCCTGCACCTCCAAGACCGAATGCAGTTCAGCAAGGAAGCCATCGCCTGCTTGGTCTGCGTCTTTGACAGGCTGCACAGCCGCATCGACAACATGTGCAAGCAGGTCCAGGCTGCAG GATGTGAGGACGATAGCCAGTCTGATATCATCAATGTGAACCACACACTGCTTGAGGAGAACAGTCGACTGCGAGACCTGGCCACTCTCCTGCAGGGCCGACACCACAAGATGTCCATGGAG TACAATGAATTAGTGGACAAGGTGACCAGCTCCGAGACCAAGGTGTCTGAGATGGAGACGACGGTGGAGGACCTGCAGTGGGACATTGAAAAACTCCGCAACAGGGAACAAAAGCTCAACAAACACCTGGCAGAGGCCATGGAGCAG CTAAAGTCTGGATACAGCAGCACCGGCAGCTCAGGTGGACTACCTGGGGGCCAGATTACACTGAACATTCAGAAG TTTGAGAGTCTCAATGCAGAGTTGGAGCATAACCAGGAGTTGGCTAATAGCCGCATGGCAGAGTTGGAGAAACTGCAGGTGGAGCTCCAGGAGGCTGTGAGGGAGAGCGAGAAGCTCAAG ATGGACTTGAGGAATATTCCAGAAGAGGTTGTGAAGGAGACTCTAGAGTACAAATGTCTGCAGTCCCAATTTTCCCTGCTGTACAATGAGTCTCTCGGGGTGAAAACCCAGCTGGATGAGGCACGGGCCCTCCTGCTCACTGCCAAGAACGCCCATCTCCGACAGATTGAACACATGGAG AGTGATGAGCTGTCTCTTCAGAAGAAGCTGCGGACTGAGGTCATCCAGCTGGAGGATACCCTGGCCCAGGTGCGCAAAGAGTATGAGATGCTGCGCATCGAGTTTGAGCAGAACCTGGCAGCCAACGAGCAAGCAG GACCAATCAACAGGGAGATGCGACACTTAATCAGCAGCCTTCAGAACCACAACCTGCAGCTAAAAGGTGACGTGCAGCGCTATAAGAGGAAGTTGCGGGAAACCCAGATGGAGATCAATAAG TTGCGTTGTCAGAGTGGCGACACAGGAGTTCTGATTCTAGAGGAGACGACGAGTGACAGCATCGAcgtgaagaaagaggaggatgaggaccaggaggaggaggaggagaggaggaaggaactGGAGAGACAGCGGGcccgagagagggagagggaggctgagcgagagcgagagagggagcgcgagagagagagacagcgcaGCGACGAGCTGAAGAGGAAGGACTCGGACACACTGAAGATGCTCAGAGTAGAACTCAA GAAAGCCCAGGAGTCCCAGAAAGAGATGAAGCTCTTGTTGGACATGTATAAGTCGGCTCCAAAGGAGCAGAGGGACAAGGTGCAGCTCATGGCAGCTGAACGCAAATCTAAAGCTGAG GTGGATGAGTTGAGGATGCGAGTgcgagagctggaggagagggagaggaaggaaagcaaGAAGCTGGCTGATGAAGATGCTCTGAGGAAGATCCGAGTGGCGGAGGAGACCATTGAGCATCTGCAGAAGAAACTTGCTGCCACTAagcag GAGGAGGAAGCCCTGCTGAGTGAGATGGATGTAACCGGCCAGGCCTTTGAGGACATGCAGGAGCAGAACAGCCGGCTGTTGCAGCAGTTACGGGAGAAGGACGATGCCAATTTCAAGCTGATGAGTGAGCGAATCAAATCGAACCAGATCTACAAGCTgctgaaagaggagaaggaggagttgGCCGACCAAGTCCTCACATTCAAAACCCAG GTGGATGCACAGCTGCTGGTTGTGCAGAAGCTAGAAGAAAAAGAGGGCGTCCTCCAGAGCACGCTTGCCGCTCTGGAAAAAGAGCTGGCTGTCCGGACACAAGCACTAGAGCTCAACAAGAGGAAG GCGGTGGAGGCTGCCCAGCtggcagaggacctgaaggtgCAGCTGGAGCACACGCAGGCCAAGCTCAAGGAGATCCAGGTCTCTGTGGCTGAGAACCGCACCGCtcgggagagggagagcagcaaCCTGAAACGAGCCCAG GAGGATCTGTCCAGGCTGAGACGGAAGttggagaagcagaagaaggtGGAGGTGTACTCTGATGCTGATGAGatcctgcaggaggagatcaACCAGTAcaag GCCAAGCTGCGCTGCCCCTGCTGCAACACACGAGACAAGGAGACGGTGCTCACCAAGTGTTTCCACGTATTCTGCTACGAATGTCTCAAGATGCGTTACGACACCCGACAGAGGAAGTGCCCCAAGTGCAACTGTGCCTTCGGAGCCAACGACTTTCACCGCATCTACATCACCTAA